The Acidimicrobiales bacterium DNA segment CCGGATCAGGTTGCGGCGGGCCATCGCGCCGATCGTCGGCAGCGTCGCGGCGTAGTTGCCGGGGCGAGCGTCGACGGCCGTCATGCGTCGGCCAGCCGCGAGAGATAGGCCCGATACGAGAGGCTCAGCGACACGATGGCGACCAGGACCGTCAGACCCACCGCCTGACCGAAGTCGGCCCAACTCCACCCGGTGATCACCAGCTCGCGGGTGGGGTTGACGATCAGCGTGATGGGATTGACCTCGGCGACCTGCTGATACCAGCCCTTCATCAAGGCCGTGGGGAAGAACGCGGACGACACGAACACGGCCACGAAGATGAGCGGGAACATCGCCTGCGTCGCCTCCGGGCTGCCGGTGCGCAGCGCCACCATCAAGCCGAAGCCGGCCAGGGCGACGGCCAGCAGCACGCTGATGATCACCAGCGCCACGGCGCCCGCCACACCGCTCTTCACCGGCGCACCGAAGAGCAGGAAGATGCCCATGAGCACGAGTGACTGGAAACCCGCCGACGCCGCCGCGCCGCCGACGCGGCCGATGAGGATCGACTGACGGGCCACGGGGCTCGAGATGAGACGGTCGAAGAACCCGGTCTCGATGTCGGTGGCCATGTCACTGCCGGCGTTGGCCGAGTTGAACGCGATGCCCTGGAGAATGGCGCTGGGCAGGATGAACTGGAGGAACGAGTCGACTTCGGGGAAGTCGGGAAGCGCGGTCGCATCGGCGAACTGGGCGGCGTAGACAGCGGCCATCACCAGCGGGAAGATGAGGCCCGGGAGCCAGTTGGCCGGGTTGCGGGCGGTGGCGAGCGTGGCCCGTGTGGTCAACGCCCACGCCTGCTCGGCCCCGACCCGCAACCGCGGTCGCGCGTCCTGGAGTACCGCGGCGGTCATGTCGAGTCGGCCTCGGCGCCCTCGAGGCGCCGGCCGGTGGCATCGGCGAAGACGTCGTCGAGGCTCGGTGAATCGAGTTCGAGATGGGCCAGGGCCACGCCCTGCTCGTCGAGGGCCCGCACGACGTCGGCGAGATGGGCGGCACCACCGCGAAGACCGATGGCGAGCCGGCCCTCCCGCGCGGGTCGCGGGTCGCCGTAACCGGCGAGGACCCGGGTGGCCGTGTCCTCCATGACCGAGTCGGCGAGTTCGAGCCGCAGCGTGGGCTCCCCCACCTGGTCCTTGAGGGTGGTCGGATCGCCTTCGCGCACGATCCGGCCGCCGTCGATGATGGCGATCCGTCCGGCGAGCTGGTCGGCCTCCTCGAGGTACTGGGTGGTGAGAAAGACCGTGGTGCCCTCGTTGTTGAGGTTGCGCACCTCTTCCCACACGGCCAGACGGCTGGTGGGGTCGAGGCCTGTGGTGGGCTCGTCGAGGAACAGCACGATCGGCCGGTGGATCAGGGCCAGCGCCAGGTCGAGCCGACGCCGCATGCCGCCGGAGTAGTTGCCCACCCGTCGATCGGCGGCGGCGGTGAGGCCGACCCGTTCGAGCAGCTCCCCGCACCGCTGATCGGCGACCTTGCCGCCGAGGCCGTGCAGGATGGCCTGGAGTCGGAGTAGCTCGGTACCCGTCATCAGCGGGTCGATCGCCGCGTCCTGCAGGGCCACACCGATCGAGCGCCGCACCGCCGTGGGCTCCTTCACCACGTCGAATCCGGCGACCCGGGCGACACCGGCACTGGGTCGCAGCAGGGTGACGAGCATCCGCACGGTGGTGGACTTTCCGGCCCCGTTCGGACCGAGGAAACCGAAGATCTCGCCGGCGTCGACCTCGAGGTCGATGCCGTCGACGGCCCGCAGATCACCGAACTCCCGGACGAGGCCCTCGGCCACCACCGGCTTGGTGCTCATGACGGTCCCCCTGAAAGCATCACGCCACGGTATCGCCGGGCCCCGCCGACCTTCTCGATGGAGGTCCGCTCAGGGCGTGGGATTCGTCACACAGCCGTC contains these protein-coding regions:
- a CDS encoding ABC transporter permease, yielding MTAAVLQDARPRLRVGAEQAWALTTRATLATARNPANWLPGLIFPLVMAAVYAAQFADATALPDFPEVDSFLQFILPSAILQGIAFNSANAGSDMATDIETGFFDRLISSPVARQSILIGRVGGAAASAGFQSLVLMGIFLLFGAPVKSGVAGAVALVIISVLLAVALAGFGLMVALRTGSPEATQAMFPLIFVAVFVSSAFFPTALMKGWYQQVAEVNPITLIVNPTRELVITGWSWADFGQAVGLTVLVAIVSLSLSYRAYLSRLADA
- a CDS encoding ATP-binding cassette domain-containing protein, whose translation is MSTKPVVAEGLVREFGDLRAVDGIDLEVDAGEIFGFLGPNGAGKSTTVRMLVTLLRPSAGVARVAGFDVVKEPTAVRRSIGVALQDAAIDPLMTGTELLRLQAILHGLGGKVADQRCGELLERVGLTAAADRRVGNYSGGMRRRLDLALALIHRPIVLFLDEPTTGLDPTSRLAVWEEVRNLNNEGTTVFLTTQYLEEADQLAGRIAIIDGGRIVREGDPTTLKDQVGEPTLRLELADSVMEDTATRVLAGYGDPRPAREGRLAIGLRGGAAHLADVVRALDEQGVALAHLELDSPSLDDVFADATGRRLEGAEADST